From one Nitrosococcus halophilus Nc 4 genomic stretch:
- a CDS encoding DUF3450 domain-containing protein: MIPFAYIAAALPRVGFLVAGLLIWSGAQADSLDNLAEELIRMRSEVEELQSQLDLEKEKYKNRMEVLSSQLAELSVENRRLSLSVEQLHQTFEEHKQQLSQRQAGETELLPVMLKAVDYLQDYVRTGLPFKVEGRLTELEQLHTQLETGVLDPKKSANRIWAFIEDEVRLSKENGIYRQTIQLDGENKLAEVAKIGMMLLFFQTEDSRVGMARQEQDHWRFVVVDTEQDRKNIVQLFDSLKKQIRQGYFELPNPLDS; encoded by the coding sequence ATGATTCCTTTTGCTTATATTGCTGCGGCATTGCCTAGAGTCGGATTTTTAGTTGCGGGCCTGTTGATATGGAGTGGTGCTCAGGCGGATAGCCTAGACAATCTAGCGGAGGAGCTTATTCGCATGCGCAGCGAGGTTGAAGAGCTACAAAGTCAACTTGATCTAGAAAAGGAAAAATATAAAAACCGCATGGAAGTCTTGTCCTCCCAGTTGGCTGAGTTGAGCGTTGAAAACCGGCGTTTGTCTCTATCGGTGGAGCAATTGCATCAGACTTTTGAAGAGCACAAGCAGCAGCTAAGCCAGAGGCAAGCGGGGGAGACGGAGCTTTTACCGGTCATGCTCAAGGCGGTTGATTATCTGCAAGATTATGTGCGGACTGGCCTCCCGTTTAAAGTCGAGGGTCGTCTGACGGAACTAGAGCAATTGCATACCCAATTGGAGACTGGTGTTTTAGATCCTAAAAAATCCGCTAATCGTATCTGGGCATTTATTGAAGATGAGGTCCGGCTGAGTAAAGAAAATGGAATCTACCGCCAAACCATTCAACTGGACGGTGAAAACAAGCTGGCTGAAGTGGCTAAAATCGGCATGATGCTGCTCTTTTTCCAGACCGAAGATAGTCGGGTGGGGATGGCGCGACAGGAACAAGATCATTGGCGCTTCGTGGTCGTGGATACAGAACAGGACCGCAAGAATATTGTTCAGCTTTTCGATTCCCTCAAGAAACAAATCCGGCAAGGATATTTTGAATTGCCCAACCCCCTAGATTCATGA
- a CDS encoding IS5 family transposase: MSTDRYYPTDLTEEQWQVIAPLLPQPKKREGGPGRPPCHPRWIVNGILYVNKTGCQWRMVPKEYGCWNTIFDYFNRWQKQGVWSEVMEQLRQQERQRQGRLAEPSAGCADSQSVKAATQGNSIGYDGGKQVKGRKRHVLVDTLGLILAVVVTAANGDDRQGLKALLSCYFAKGVKRLRKIWVDGNYSGSPLQNWVARLKKTHKLKLERVEKTGPGFNLVKRRWVVERTFSWLFNYRRHSKDYERLTQNSEAMIQISMIHLLLKRLA; the protein is encoded by the coding sequence ATGAGCACAGATCGATATTATCCAACGGATTTAACCGAGGAACAATGGCAAGTGATCGCCCCTTTGTTACCCCAGCCCAAGAAACGGGAGGGAGGCCCTGGGCGTCCCCCTTGCCATCCGCGGTGGATAGTCAATGGGATTTTGTACGTGAACAAAACGGGTTGCCAATGGCGCATGGTGCCCAAGGAATACGGGTGCTGGAATACGATCTTTGACTATTTTAATCGTTGGCAGAAACAAGGGGTGTGGTCAGAGGTAATGGAGCAACTGCGCCAACAAGAGCGGCAACGCCAAGGGCGGTTGGCCGAACCTTCAGCCGGGTGTGCCGATAGCCAGAGTGTGAAAGCCGCCACTCAAGGAAACTCAATCGGGTACGATGGGGGTAAGCAAGTTAAAGGGCGAAAACGCCATGTGCTCGTCGATACCCTCGGTCTTATTCTGGCGGTGGTGGTCACCGCCGCCAATGGGGATGACCGCCAAGGACTCAAAGCACTGCTGTCTTGTTATTTTGCTAAGGGAGTAAAGCGGTTGCGCAAAATCTGGGTCGATGGCAATTATTCGGGCAGTCCCCTTCAAAACTGGGTCGCTCGGTTAAAGAAAACCCACAAACTTAAGCTCGAGCGGGTAGAGAAAACCGGCCCGGGTTTTAACCTCGTCAAACGCCGATGGGTGGTGGAACGTACTTTTTCTTGGCTGTTTAACTACCGACGCCATTCGAAAGATTACGAACGGCTCACCCAAAATAGTGAGGCCATGATCCAGATCTCTATGATCCATCTCTTGCTCAAACGTTTGGCTTAA
- a CDS encoding tetratricopeptide repeat protein, whose translation MSRKISPPITLILLVAVLWLGVAFSLAAKEKEQPDPAETDLLPLAAMLLKDGHSLRALTTLNQVDLEAEALDRGRFYTLKGLAQLNLQQEVEAKESFQQALAHGQSDPIIHVYLAQAHYTLKEYRETVAAIEQAGTVVHQYPAFYEMKAQSYWLLGEQDSAWRTLSAAHKAFPEDHRFLRRQVFYLLDLKLYRQAAELGRRYLVQSQAEVTDYTAIGNALRLSRQYQEALTILERGRLLYPHHEGLAKVLAHTYLDLEQPFSAAYLLEQAARSNSELLAEAAELYRRAGRLYRALGLNAEIRDQKVKFKQRLSILLALKRYAQASGMEADLYRVGLLSDENIRYAIAYANFAIGDYKQADRHLKHIRTPDLFKKSVALRRAMDECRAEPERCL comes from the coding sequence ATGAGCAGAAAGATTTCTCCCCCCATTACATTGATCCTGCTAGTGGCGGTGCTGTGGCTTGGGGTGGCTTTTAGCCTTGCCGCCAAGGAAAAGGAACAGCCCGATCCTGCGGAGACGGATTTGCTCCCCTTAGCGGCGATGCTGCTCAAGGATGGCCATTCCCTTCGAGCCCTAACCACCTTAAATCAAGTGGACCTGGAAGCGGAGGCGTTGGACCGGGGACGGTTTTATACCCTTAAGGGATTGGCCCAACTCAACCTTCAACAGGAAGTCGAGGCCAAGGAGAGCTTCCAACAGGCGTTGGCCCACGGTCAGAGCGATCCGATTATTCATGTTTACCTGGCTCAGGCCCACTATACCCTCAAAGAGTACCGTGAAACCGTTGCCGCCATTGAGCAGGCGGGGACCGTGGTCCACCAATATCCGGCCTTCTACGAAATGAAAGCCCAGAGTTATTGGCTGCTGGGAGAGCAGGATTCAGCCTGGCGTACCTTGAGCGCTGCCCACAAGGCCTTTCCTGAAGATCACCGTTTCCTGCGCCGGCAAGTATTTTACCTCTTGGATCTGAAACTCTACCGGCAAGCTGCGGAGTTGGGGCGGCGTTATCTGGTTCAATCCCAAGCCGAGGTGACCGATTACACGGCGATTGGCAATGCCCTTCGACTCAGCAGGCAATATCAGGAAGCCTTGACCATTTTGGAACGGGGGCGGTTGCTATACCCCCATCACGAAGGTCTAGCGAAGGTCCTCGCCCATACCTATTTGGATTTAGAACAGCCCTTTTCGGCGGCCTACCTGCTAGAACAAGCCGCTCGCAGTAATTCTGAATTGCTTGCCGAAGCCGCTGAACTCTATCGTCGTGCTGGCCGACTCTACCGAGCCTTGGGCCTCAATGCAGAGATTCGTGATCAAAAAGTTAAATTCAAACAGCGGCTTTCCATTCTGCTGGCCCTGAAACGCTATGCCCAGGCCAGTGGTATGGAAGCCGACCTTTATCGAGTTGGCCTGCTAAGCGATGAGAATATTCGTTATGCCATCGCCTATGCCAATTTTGCTATTGGGGATTATAAGCAAGCCGACCGGCATTTGAAGCATATTCGTACACCTGACTTATTCAAAAAATCAGTGGCCCTCAGGCGGGCGATGGATGAATGTCGAGCAGAGCCGGAGCGATGCCTATAA
- a CDS encoding MotA/TolQ/ExbB proton channel family protein: protein MMNIRSFFTCLMMLWVVANSAMAQPEDSSATVGQAEENSPEQPSSPAQKPTELETLEAAYKREFAFLQSQKRELEQRIDSFRQKSQSSERQLEGKIRSLERKNVSLTAESDRLNRSIEQVERRSEAARERNELLQMTFKQADATLESYGLKLQSQARFEQATPEEKLAFLFGQGLRLLRQVGQVQRTQDKFFLGDGTEAEGTVIRFGNIAAYGVSSQDAGILVPAGGERFKMWSQPAPEVAKALAEGQQPSTLKIFLFESQDHAVEEKAEKTLLVIINEGGPVAWVIVGLGGVALLLILLRVLFLSRASANTRRLTQQVNDLIQQGKRQQAQELCQQTRGAIARVMAATIRNLERDRPHLEDIISEAILHESAHLNRFGSMILIIAAISPLLGLLGTVTGMISTFDIITEFGTGDPKLLSSGISIALITTEVGLAVAIPTLFVGTLLSSWAERIKDDMEKAALRVTNISQIDKKVEPASAANVEPEGPLAYSAV from the coding sequence ATGATGAATATTCGGTCTTTTTTTACCTGCCTGATGATGCTATGGGTCGTCGCTAACAGTGCTATGGCCCAGCCTGAGGACAGTTCTGCTACTGTCGGACAGGCGGAGGAAAACTCCCCTGAGCAACCATCATCACCTGCTCAAAAACCTACTGAATTAGAAACCTTGGAAGCAGCCTATAAGCGGGAATTTGCTTTCCTCCAGTCTCAAAAGCGGGAGCTCGAACAGCGCATCGATAGTTTTCGCCAAAAGAGTCAATCTAGCGAGCGGCAATTGGAAGGGAAGATCCGCTCCCTGGAGCGGAAGAATGTTTCTTTAACGGCTGAATCCGACCGCCTGAATAGAAGTATCGAGCAGGTAGAACGGCGTAGCGAGGCCGCCCGGGAGCGCAACGAATTATTGCAAATGACCTTCAAGCAGGCGGACGCCACCTTGGAAAGTTATGGTCTCAAGCTTCAATCTCAGGCCCGGTTTGAACAGGCTACTCCAGAGGAAAAACTGGCGTTCTTGTTCGGGCAAGGGCTGAGATTATTGCGCCAGGTGGGGCAGGTACAGCGGACTCAGGATAAATTTTTTCTTGGCGATGGCACCGAAGCTGAAGGAACAGTGATTCGCTTCGGTAACATTGCGGCTTACGGAGTGAGCTCCCAAGATGCCGGTATTCTCGTGCCTGCGGGTGGCGAGCGGTTCAAGATGTGGTCGCAGCCAGCCCCGGAAGTGGCCAAGGCGTTGGCGGAAGGGCAACAGCCGTCGACTCTCAAAATTTTCTTGTTCGAATCCCAGGACCACGCCGTTGAGGAGAAGGCGGAAAAAACTCTCTTGGTGATTATTAACGAAGGGGGGCCGGTTGCCTGGGTGATCGTCGGACTGGGGGGAGTGGCGTTATTGTTGATACTCCTGCGGGTGCTGTTCTTAAGCCGGGCAAGCGCCAATACCCGCCGCTTGACTCAACAAGTCAATGATCTTATCCAACAGGGAAAGCGTCAGCAGGCCCAGGAACTTTGCCAACAGACTCGGGGGGCTATCGCCCGGGTGATGGCGGCCACTATCCGTAATTTGGAGCGGGATCGGCCTCATTTGGAGGACATCATCTCCGAGGCTATTTTGCATGAATCAGCTCACCTTAATCGCTTCGGATCGATGATTTTGATCATTGCCGCCATCTCGCCGCTCCTAGGGTTATTGGGAACGGTGACCGGCATGATTTCCACCTTCGATATCATCACCGAATTTGGTACCGGCGATCCTAAGCTTCTGTCTAGTGGCATTTCCATTGCCTTGATCACCACTGAAGTCGGCTTGGCGGTGGCTATTCCTACCCTATTCGTGGGTACGCTCCTGTCGAGCTGGGCGGAACGGATCAAGGATGACATGGAAAAGGCCGCTTTGCGCGTCACCAATATTTCCCAAATAGATAAAAAAGTGGAGCCGGCATCGGCGGCAAACGTCGAACCGGAAGGTCCCCTCGCCTACTCCGCCGTATGA
- a CDS encoding MotA/TolQ/ExbB proton channel family protein, producing the protein MNFSEIWEVGSHFYQAGGYVMPPLMVATLLLWFAIGYRFWILRRGTLLSVRECLYRLQEEPHPQAKGMIEHMIVQGLVIVRTRPPYLRRHLDEAFATQEKELKKFSTLIRSIVVIAPLLGLLGTVVGMIETFESLADMALFTQSGGIAGGISQALFTTQMGLVVAIPGLLIKGLLDRKQKQLEMELAQIKDLLCSDTFSSATQAAPNF; encoded by the coding sequence ATGAATTTTTCCGAGATTTGGGAAGTCGGGAGTCATTTCTATCAAGCCGGTGGCTATGTGATGCCTCCCTTGATGGTGGCGACCCTACTGTTGTGGTTTGCCATCGGCTATCGCTTTTGGATCTTGCGCCGAGGGACCCTCTTGAGTGTGAGGGAATGTCTCTACCGATTACAGGAGGAGCCCCACCCTCAAGCCAAGGGAATGATTGAGCACATGATTGTCCAGGGGTTAGTTATTGTCAGAACCCGTCCACCTTATTTGCGGCGTCACTTAGACGAGGCATTTGCCACTCAGGAAAAAGAGTTGAAGAAATTTTCCACCCTCATCCGGAGTATCGTGGTGATTGCGCCTTTGCTCGGGCTTTTGGGGACCGTGGTGGGCATGATTGAAACTTTTGAATCCTTGGCGGATATGGCCTTGTTCACCCAGTCGGGGGGGATCGCGGGAGGAATTTCTCAAGCCCTGTTCACAACCCAGATGGGATTGGTGGTGGCGATTCCAGGATTACTGATCAAAGGGCTGCTGGACAGGAAGCAGAAACAGTTAGAAATGGAACTTGCCCAAATTAAAGACCTACTTTGCAGTGACACCTTTTCATCAGCCACTCAGGCCGCACCTAATTTCTAG
- a CDS encoding ExbD/TolR family protein yields MRYRERKEDSSTIDISPLIDIVFILLIFFMVSTTFIKDMQLELNRPNASSASLASTKAIRLYIDQSGETYLDGEPIRLWLIQSKLRDMLKTTTSKTVLVVTDDGVPAGKLVEVVDQARLAGAQDVGVATEREAG; encoded by the coding sequence ATGCGATACCGGGAACGCAAAGAAGATTCCAGCACCATCGATATCTCGCCGCTCATTGATATCGTGTTTATTTTGCTGATTTTTTTCATGGTCAGTACGACCTTCATCAAAGACATGCAGCTGGAGCTGAATCGACCCAACGCTTCCAGCGCCTCCTTGGCTTCCACCAAGGCGATTCGCCTTTACATCGATCAAAGTGGCGAAACCTACCTCGATGGCGAGCCCATCCGGTTATGGCTAATCCAAAGCAAGCTCAGGGATATGCTAAAAACCACGACCTCCAAGACCGTGCTCGTGGTGACGGACGATGGGGTGCCTGCCGGTAAGTTGGTGGAGGTTGTGGATCAAGCCCGCCTGGCTGGTGCCCAGGATGTAGGGGTGGCCACCGAGCGAGAAGCGGGTTGA
- a CDS encoding CopG family antitoxin, which translates to MSKVKLDEEEKEILRDFEAGEFKSVLTPQRRKQLAKAAEETFKKDKRINIRISSRDLEAIQRRALEEGIPYQTLVSSILHKYVSGSLYNITANKSLNSDPVVPPIGRDSKDKMEN; encoded by the coding sequence ATGAGCAAAGTTAAACTTGATGAGGAAGAGAAAGAAATTCTGCGTGATTTCGAAGCAGGAGAGTTTAAGTCTGTCTTAACTCCGCAGCGAAGGAAGCAACTTGCGAAAGCTGCTGAAGAGACATTTAAAAAAGATAAACGCATAAATATTCGCATATCATCACGTGATCTAGAGGCTATACAAAGGCGGGCGCTGGAGGAAGGCATCCCTTATCAAACACTTGTATCAAGCATTCTTCACAAGTATGTATCGGGGAGCTTATACAATATCACGGCTAACAAGTCGCTCAACTCGGACCCTGTAGTTCCCCCGATAGGCCGCGATTCGAAGGACAAAATGGAAAATTAG
- a CDS encoding TonB-dependent receptor domain-containing protein has protein sequence MRYSFVFLALLIGIPGAGFAADPAELSIYLFQEGRPQSGVKLVVDGQQSLSSDRDGAIRLAIESGSHRLSFSRSGRGLLIYDLTVVAGENIRLFITLFADSREPAVEVESSAVGGEKAESKQEVVKGEPGLLQGRVLSAEDGKPLAGVKLYVSGLNLEMTSDQEGTYRAELPVGEYSVSVVTAGFNTQIRDQVEIRSEEATEVVFELTPVGLELPEFVVLEPYVAGSIASIIDEQRNAATVSSVLGAEQISRAGDTDVASALKRASGLTLVGGKFIFIRGLGERFSSTLLNGASIPSPDPTRRVVPLDLFPTSVLDNVLIQKGYSVDRPGEFAGGTVSLRTRSVPEEFFIRANVSIGYNEGTTFSEGLTYEGGDTDILGFDDGTRDLPDSLAQATAGGTVVRPETPFNPDGFTAGEIEQFGENLSGVWDIDEETIGPDATFGLSLGDYVEWGDFGLGYVGAGRWDQSWNTNDEVRRAFSVSSGEELELIKDFDLVTTNREIRTSGYARVEANYQESQKLYGNLLLVRLSEDEARIQEGFTDAEPNDIRRSRLQWIENSLFTQQVGGEHRFERLGGLGFDWQYTTSEARRQAPYERRYRYDSDNSGQFSFSRRADSNQTIFADLTDNDDTIRFSVNLPLNLFNHLDLNLSSGYLSRQRERESEIRRFDFAQFGPKSRDPEILALSSLEDILAPENIGVDGFQLREATRPTDNYEATQELTAYFGQMDATFFERLRLAGGMRVEDNRQIVKTFALFNPDQEPIESVLSSVDLLPAMAATYFLSEQQQIRASYSETLSRPDFRELSPAPFTDPESDTETVGNPDLEQIFIKSYDLRWEYYFSPSEHLSAAFFWKDIQNPIEKILLPGPAGLLTLENAESATDWGIELELMKHLDFIHPRLANFYFGGNVTYTQSEIKLKPEDLDVQTTGQRPLQGHSPYIVNAQIGYDNPDRGIVATLLYNTSGERITEVGTLGAPDKYEQPFHQLDFVYCHQFGDHWRLNFKMRNLLDDEVEVLQGDKVTRAFRPGREFSIGFTWDF, from the coding sequence ATGCGATATTCTTTTGTTTTCCTTGCCCTGCTGATAGGGATTCCCGGTGCTGGATTCGCTGCGGACCCTGCTGAATTATCCATCTATCTTTTTCAAGAAGGCCGACCCCAGTCGGGGGTGAAGCTGGTTGTGGATGGTCAGCAATCCTTGAGCAGCGACCGGGATGGCGCCATTCGCCTTGCGATTGAATCGGGTTCCCACCGCTTAAGTTTTAGCCGCTCTGGGAGGGGTCTGCTCATATATGATCTTACGGTGGTCGCGGGGGAAAATATCCGGCTGTTTATTACTTTATTTGCGGACTCTAGGGAGCCGGCGGTGGAAGTAGAAAGCTCCGCGGTAGGTGGCGAGAAGGCTGAGTCCAAACAGGAGGTAGTCAAAGGCGAACCGGGCCTGCTCCAGGGCCGGGTGCTTTCAGCCGAAGATGGCAAGCCTTTGGCGGGAGTGAAATTGTATGTGAGCGGTTTGAATCTGGAGATGACCAGTGATCAAGAGGGGACTTATCGAGCAGAATTGCCTGTGGGGGAGTACAGTGTTTCGGTGGTGACCGCCGGCTTTAATACCCAGATTCGCGATCAGGTGGAAATTCGCTCCGAGGAAGCCACGGAAGTGGTCTTTGAGCTGACTCCGGTGGGTCTGGAATTGCCTGAGTTCGTGGTGCTGGAGCCTTATGTGGCCGGTAGCATTGCCTCCATCATCGATGAACAGCGCAATGCCGCCACGGTCAGTAGCGTTCTGGGGGCTGAGCAGATCAGCCGGGCAGGGGATACGGATGTGGCGTCGGCATTGAAGCGGGCCAGCGGATTAACCTTGGTGGGGGGGAAATTTATTTTTATCCGGGGATTGGGGGAGCGATTCTCTTCTACCTTGCTGAACGGGGCCAGTATTCCCAGTCCGGATCCTACGCGACGGGTAGTCCCCCTCGATTTGTTTCCTACCAGCGTCCTAGACAACGTTCTCATTCAAAAAGGCTATTCTGTCGATCGTCCGGGGGAATTCGCCGGTGGCACCGTCTCCCTCAGAACCCGTAGCGTGCCGGAGGAATTCTTTATTCGAGCTAACGTTTCCATAGGCTATAACGAAGGTACTACTTTTTCCGAAGGTCTGACCTACGAGGGGGGGGATACCGATATTTTAGGATTTGATGACGGTACCCGTGATTTGCCGGATTCCCTGGCTCAAGCTACCGCTGGCGGGACCGTGGTGCGGCCCGAGACCCCTTTCAATCCGGACGGCTTTACCGCCGGGGAAATTGAGCAGTTTGGCGAAAATCTTTCCGGGGTTTGGGATATCGATGAGGAAACCATTGGTCCGGATGCCACCTTCGGATTATCCCTGGGGGATTATGTTGAATGGGGAGATTTCGGCTTGGGCTATGTGGGCGCGGGCCGTTGGGACCAGAGCTGGAATACCAACGATGAGGTCCGCCGGGCATTCAGTGTCTCCAGCGGAGAGGAGCTGGAGTTGATCAAGGATTTTGATCTGGTCACCACCAACCGGGAGATTCGGACCAGCGGCTATGCCCGAGTAGAAGCGAACTACCAGGAGAGCCAAAAACTTTATGGCAATCTGCTGTTGGTACGGCTAAGCGAGGATGAGGCCCGGATCCAAGAGGGTTTTACCGACGCCGAGCCCAATGATATCCGCCGCTCCAGACTGCAATGGATTGAAAATTCCCTATTTACCCAGCAGGTGGGGGGCGAGCATCGCTTTGAGCGGTTAGGGGGCTTGGGCTTTGACTGGCAGTACACCACCTCCGAGGCACGACGTCAGGCCCCCTATGAACGGCGCTATCGGTATGATTCCGATAACAGTGGGCAATTTTCCTTTTCCCGCCGGGCAGACAGCAATCAGACCATTTTCGCTGATTTAACCGACAATGACGATACCATTCGCTTTTCCGTCAATCTGCCCCTGAATCTATTCAACCACCTCGATCTCAATTTATCCAGTGGTTACCTTTCCCGGCAGCGCGAACGGGAGTCGGAAATCCGCCGTTTTGACTTTGCCCAGTTCGGTCCCAAATCCCGGGACCCGGAGATTCTTGCGCTTTCTTCATTGGAAGATATTTTGGCCCCGGAAAATATCGGGGTTGATGGATTTCAACTCCGTGAAGCGACCCGCCCAACGGACAACTATGAAGCCACCCAGGAGCTTACGGCCTACTTCGGCCAGATGGACGCCACTTTTTTTGAGCGGCTGCGTTTAGCGGGGGGCATGCGGGTGGAAGACAACCGCCAGATCGTCAAAACCTTCGCCTTGTTCAATCCCGATCAGGAACCTATTGAATCAGTGCTCAGTAGCGTTGATTTACTGCCCGCCATGGCGGCCACTTATTTCCTGAGTGAGCAACAGCAGATCCGGGCAAGCTATAGTGAAACCCTCTCCCGTCCCGACTTTAGAGAACTCTCCCCGGCACCGTTTACCGATCCGGAGTCCGATACGGAAACCGTGGGTAACCCAGATCTCGAGCAGATTTTCATCAAGAGCTACGATTTGCGCTGGGAGTATTACTTCTCCCCCAGTGAACACCTGTCGGCTGCCTTTTTCTGGAAGGATATTCAAAACCCTATTGAAAAGATTCTTCTGCCGGGTCCTGCTGGACTGCTGACTTTGGAGAATGCCGAGTCGGCCACCGACTGGGGGATTGAACTGGAACTTATGAAACATTTGGATTTTATTCATCCTCGCCTGGCGAATTTTTACTTCGGCGGCAATGTTACCTATACCCAGTCGGAGATCAAACTCAAGCCGGAAGATTTGGATGTGCAAACCACCGGCCAACGGCCGCTTCAGGGTCACTCCCCTTATATCGTCAATGCCCAGATCGGTTATGACAATCCCGATCGGGGCATTGTGGCCACCCTGCTCTACAATACTTCCGGCGAGCGCATTACGGAAGTGGGGACCTTAGGGGCGCCGGATAAATACGAACAGCCCTTCCATCAACTGGATTTTGTCTATTGCCACCAGTTTGGTGATCATTGGCGGTTGAATTTTAAAATGAGGAACCTCCTGGATGATGAGGTGGAGGTATTACAGGGAGACAAGGTGACTCGCGCCTTCCGTCCGGGGCGGGAGTTTAGCATTGGTTTTACTTGGGATTTTTAA
- a CDS encoding energy transducer TonB: MNSGAGKYLAAVVSMVVGSTLVFGLVILMNHLAPQVEKPPSPEARNLAVVKQPKPKPKKEIKRQKPKPKPRRVTPPAPLAGLDSVLSGIDLGLPGLATDDLSDLNDQLLGNTQVGAMTEDSVDVPPRPLSRGSFKYPRGAKKRGVTGYVVLSLLIDEDGEVVQVKVLEASPSGIFEASAVTGIKQWQFEPAKYQGKKVKTWAKQKIKFDLG, from the coding sequence ATGAACAGTGGGGCAGGGAAATACCTGGCGGCGGTGGTTTCCATGGTGGTGGGGTCCACCCTGGTTTTTGGGTTAGTGATTTTGATGAATCACCTCGCCCCCCAAGTGGAAAAGCCGCCATCCCCGGAAGCGAGAAATTTAGCGGTAGTCAAGCAGCCTAAACCCAAGCCCAAGAAAGAGATCAAGCGGCAAAAGCCTAAACCCAAACCGAGGCGCGTCACTCCGCCTGCGCCTTTGGCAGGACTCGATTCCGTCCTGTCCGGTATTGACTTGGGGCTGCCTGGTTTAGCCACCGATGATTTGAGCGATCTCAACGATCAACTCCTGGGCAACACCCAAGTGGGGGCGATGACCGAGGATTCAGTGGATGTCCCGCCCCGTCCTCTATCTCGAGGATCGTTTAAATATCCTCGCGGCGCTAAAAAGCGAGGCGTCACCGGGTATGTGGTGCTTTCCCTGTTGATTGACGAGGATGGAGAAGTGGTCCAAGTGAAAGTGTTGGAGGCCTCTCCGAGCGGGATTTTTGAGGCTTCGGCGGTGACGGGGATTAAGCAATGGCAATTTGAGCCAGCGAAATACCAAGGCAAGAAGGTAAAAACCTGGGCCAAGCAGAAAATTAAATTTGATTTGGGCTAG